Genomic segment of Fibrobacter sp.:
CGTAAACGTCATCAAGGTTACCGCAGACAGCCTTGGCGGAAAGATTGAAAAAACGTTTCGAATCCGGCTCACGGAAAAAAGAACCCTGATCCATAACCCCATGCCAGGAGATTCAATCTGCTACGAGGCCAGCTGGTATCCCATAAGCGCCCCTACCATTCCAGGTGCTTTTGACACCCGTAATTGGTTAATGTCCCAAGGGTTTTCCGCATACGGCAAATACATACACTGGACCGTATTCAAGCACAAATGGATTCCAGAGGAAAGTTTCTACCGATTCAGAAAATGGATCCAATCAAGATTCTCGGACTATCTTGATCCTGCCGAGACCGGATTACTTCTGGGATTACTTGCCGGAGACAAATCAGGCATTCCCGATATGCTTCGCAGTGATTTTCAAAGATCCGGACTTGTTCACGTACTAGCCATCAGCGGATTCCATGTTGTACTCCTTGCAGGAATGTTGATGATTTTGCTAAAGGCGACTGGGTTGCCACATCGCCTAGTTAGCATACTTGCTGTTCTTTTGCTACTAATTTACATTCCAGTAACCGGCAGTTCTCCTGCAGTTCGTCGCGCAGTACTTATGTTTGCTGTTCCTCAAATCGGATCACTGTTTCAAAGACACGCAAACACTTTAAACAGCCTAGGCGTTGCACTGCTGTTCATCATGATTCCCGAGCCTAGTGTCATTTGGAACCCTGGATTCCAGCTATCTGTTGCCGCGACAGCCGGAATTCTCATTAGTGGATCCCTAAATCCGCTTAAGGGACTTCCAGACTTTCTAAAGAAAAGTAAGGCTTGGAACCTGTTCCAAGGATATATTCTCGACCCAACCTACGTTACGCTTTGCGCCACGCTTTCTACAGCGCCATTCCTCATCCATCACTTCAAGACACTATCCCCGTTTGCATGGTTAGGCAACATCGTGATTGTCCCCGCCATTTCCATGGGAATGCAGGCTGGGTTATTTGCTCTTATATCGCCATTAGATATTCTTAGGGAACATTTTTGCTATGCCGCACGTTTTTTTCTACGGTTGGCCTCTCTCCTTACCAGAATTCTTTCCGACTCATCAGAGGCTTCTGTCTCAGTGGGACCCTTCGGCCCATCTATTCTTCTACTTTGTGGCGGGTTGATTATCCTTGTTCCCTTCAGTAGAAAAAATAGGCTGGTCAGAAAATACGCTCTTTTTTGCGCATTACTTTTCTCCATCGTGTTTAGCTACGACAGTTTTCAT
This window contains:
- a CDS encoding DNA internalization-related competence protein ComEC/Rec2, producing the protein MQKKTSLIRQYEADLKELVVPIMGKPALLSALIFILVFSSLDATNFAPVLLIPIIFITHILPKSLQWVILFSLSTAIVCHEFHSQDLSNPRQDVLEKACGLVETTQSKPNGIVNVIKVTADSLGGKIEKTFRIRLTEKRTLIHNPMPGDSICYEASWYPISAPTIPGAFDTRNWLMSQGFSAYGKYIHWTVFKHKWIPEESFYRFRKWIQSRFSDYLDPAETGLLLGLLAGDKSGIPDMLRSDFQRSGLVHVLAISGFHVVLLAGMLMILLKATGLPHRLVSILAVLLLLIYIPVTGSSPAVRRAVLMFAVPQIGSLFQRHANTLNSLGVALLFIMIPEPSVIWNPGFQLSVAATAGILISGSLNPLKGLPDFLKKSKAWNLFQGYILDPTYVTLCATLSTAPFLIHHFKTLSPFAWLGNIVIVPAISMGMQAGLFALISPLDILREHFCYAARFFLRLASLLTRILSDSSEASVSVGPFGPSILLLCGGLIILVPFSRKNRLVRKYALFCALLFSIVFSYDSFHRADHPCWKLTTIDVGQGDSHLITTPSGKHLLIDSGDSEALAGKGKKDSGKDIIIPYLHHIGVSKLSALIITHPDLDHYGGALSILKTFPVNELWITDCARIEDKRSWQQVIAESLKRGIPIRDISRGFLWKEKFFELRAIHPVTSRCIDANTQSITFRAAGLGHSAILTGDLTIAGEKEIMKTNISLKSDILKLGHHGSKTSTSRKFLEKVQPDYAIISSGKRNRFRHPSKQIIRRLDSLSIPYLNTAEKGTIQIDFWNDSLRIKTMVD